The genome window TGCCATTCTCAGGCGGTCCGAAGAACATCAAAAGCGATGGCCACCAGCGAGTGATCGCTTCCTGCAGCATTTGACGCTGCTGTGGTGTTCCTTCCGCCAGCTCCAGGACGATGCTCTCGCCGTGCTGCGCATGGAATTTCTCTTCCGCACAGATCCGGTGCAGGGCGCGTGCATAAGGCGCATAGGATGAATCCAGCGACATCGTTTGGGTGATGATCGCAGCGCCGTCTACCAGCCAGCCGATGACACCTGCATCCGCCCAGGTCGGTGCCTCCATATGAAAGACGTTGTGAAATTTCAAGCGTCCTGTGAACAAGTCTTGCATGATGTCCTCACGGGTTTTGCCCAGCGGTGCCATCAGGTCCTCAGCGACCCGCAAGAGCAGCTGGCCGTGACCCATCTCATCCTGTACCTTTGCCATGATCGCCAGCTTGCGGCGCAGTGTCGGCGCTTTCGGCACCCATTCCTTTTCCGGAAGCGCGCCCATGATCTCGCTGATGCCGTGCATCGAAATCAGCTTGATCAGCTGGTTGCGGTAATCGTCAGGCATCCAATCATCCGCTTCGATTTTATCCCCGCGGTCGATACGCGCTAAAAACGCTTCCAATTTTGCATCTTCTGTCAAATCTGAACGTTCCATCGATGTTTGCATGGAGAACGACCTCCTTTTATATAGAACTTGTTTATCGCATTTTATTATAATACGTTTTTGTAACGTTATAATAACATAACGTCATACGATATCGCAATAGGTGGAAGCGTTTTCAACCTCACCGATTTATTCCATCCTGCCCGTAGATCCCGCGGCTTCCTTCAATTGCTCCGCCATCTGGCGCAGCTGCTGCATGACGACATCCAGCTCCTGAAGCCGCGTCGACTGCTGCAGACTGTGATTCATCGTCTTCTCCAATTCGCCCGAAACGGTCCCTACCAGCCCGTTCATTTCGTCAAGGATGCGAAAGATGCCCTTGGCTGACGCCGAAGTCGACTGGGAAAGTCTCCGAATCTCCTCAGCCACGACAGAAAAGCCCCTTCCAGCCGTTCCTGCACGCGCTGCTTCCAACACCGCATTTAACCCCAGCACATTGGAACGGGTGGAAATGTCCCGAATCAATTGGTTGATTTGCGAGGTCTCGGTGATTTTCAATTCCATCTGAACTGCCGTCTCCGATAAGGTATGACTGGCCAAAGCCAGTTCGTTCGCTTCTTTCGCCAGACTCTCCGTATGGCTCGCGATGTTTTCGAGCGCATCGGTCACATTTTCTGCAAGTGCACGCAGGCGGTCTTCCTGGTCGGTCGTCACACCTGTTGCCAGACACCCGACTACTTGTCCATGTTCCACGATAGGATAGCCCACCGCGATATAAGGAATGCCGTATACCTCCTTGCCGATCTTTCGGACTACCCTCCGATTTTCAGCAATGGCCGTCGCATTGATGCTGCCCGCGCGAAGCGGATCCCCCACCTTGATGCCCAGGTTCAAATCCGAGGCCGGATGGTAGGCCAAAAACTTCTCCCTGTCCGTGACGCCTACCATGCAATCAAACAGGAACGCTTTCTGCAATATCGGAGCTACCATCAAGAGACTGTTTAAGAGTGACATGCTTATTCCCTCCAAAGGGCTAGTACGAAAACAGCCGTCCCTCCCGCAATTTCTTTTGCGGAAAGAACAGCCGTCGCACGATTCAGCCTTGTTGTTCTTTATTTGAGAATCTGAAATTTGCCATCCTTGACTTCGACCATGATCATGCTGTCCTCCGTGAGGCCGTTGTGGTCTTCCGCCGAGAAGACGAACTCTCCCGTTACCCCGACGTGTTTTACCTTCTCCAGCACTTCACCCAGCTTGGAAGCATCGCCGCCAGCCTGTTTGAGACCTTCGACCATCAGGTTCAAGCCATCGTAGCCATAGCCTGCAAAGCCATCCGGCTCCACATTGTAAGCCGCCTTGTAGCCATCCACGAACTTTTTGACGACGGCAGCCTGCGGATCGTTGGCATCGATCTGATCCGGCACCAGCAGTTTACCCGCTACCATCAGTACGCCGTTGCCAGCGTCTCCGACGAGCTCGAGGAATTTGCTATTGGCTGAGCCGTGGCTGCTGATGATTGGAATGCTGAAGTTCAGCTGCTTCGCCTCTTTTACAATCGTCGCAGGCCCAGGATTGGTTCCCGCTACGATCAGCGCCTGCGCATCTGTCCCTTTGATCTTGGTCAATTGGGAGCTCATGGACGGATCTTTGGTTCCGTACTTCTCTTCTGCTACGATCGTAATGCCGTATTCAGGAGCGTATTTCTTCAATTGCTGTGTCCATCCGCTGCCATACGGATTGCTGTCGTTGAGCATCGCAATCTTGGTAATGCCTTTTTCCTTCAGATATTTATAGATGCGCTTGGTTCCGTGAACGTCGGTATGCGGCGTTTTGAAGATACCCGCACGCACCGGATTCGTGATCTGGTCAGCAGCTGCCATGGAGATCAGCGGAATCTTTTCAGCCTGGGAGAATTCTGCCATGCCGAGGGATGGACCGCTGCCGGAAGACCCGAGGACTGCCACGACCTTTTCTTTGGATACGAGCTTCTTGATCGCTTTGACTGCTTCCGTGTTATCCGATTTGTCATCTTCAAAGACGACTTCAACCGAACGTCCGTCCACGCCGCCAGCGCCGTTGATTTCTTTTACGAGCATTTCCACCGCTTGCTTTTCTGGAACGCCGAGCGGGCTGTTCGGACCTGTCATGGAAAACACGGCGCCTATCTTGATCGGCTCTTTGCTGCCTGCTTCCGCCGCTTGTCCCGATGCGGCAGGTTGTCCTCCCCCCGCTTCAGCTGCAGGCTTGGCACCGCCTCCACAGGCGCTGAGCAAAACCATGGACGCCAGCGCAATCGGGTAAAGCCATTTGGTCTTTTGTCGTTTGTTCATGGAAAAACCCCCTCGATTCGTTATTTCTTTGTCTGTGTTATTGTCAAACCGCTTCATGGGAATGTCCCAAATAGGCAGATTGCACGCGTGGATCGCTCTTGATCATCTCGGCTGTGCCTTCCAGCATGACGGTTCCCGTCGAGAGCACGTACGCTCTGTCTGAGATCGCCAGCGCCGCCCGGGCATTTTGCTCAACCAGCAGAACCGTCGTCCCCCACTGTGAGCGGATCTCCTGTACGATTGCCAGAATCTCTTTGGCAATCAGGGGAGCGAGGCCAAGCGAGGGCTCGTCCAAAAGCAGCAGCTGCGGTCGGGATAGCAAGGCCCTGCCGATCGCCAGCATCTGCTGCTGACCCCCTGACAGCGTTCCTCCGAGCTGCCATTTGCGCTCAGCCAGGATCGGGAAACGTTCGTACACCGTCGCCATTTCTTTGGCGATTTCTCGCTTGCTCGTCTTGGGCATCCGGTGAGAAGCCCCCAGCCACAGATTGTCTTCGACGGTCAGCGTGGAAAAGATCTGTCTGCGCTCGGGCACATGCGCCATCCCTCGCGTCACTACAAGCTCGGCCGGGACGCGGGTAATCTCCTGGTCCTTCAGCCACACCTTGCCATCTTTTGCTCCGTGCAGGCCGCATATGCAGTTCAGCAGAGTGGTCTTGCCAGCCCCGTTGGACCCGAGCAGCGATACGATCTCCCCTTCGTTTACCTTGAGGTCAATTCCGTGCAGCACTTCGACGGGGCCGTAACGCGCCCTCATGCTTTCTACACGCAATATTGCTTTTCCCATCCTCTCACCCCCGACTGTCTTCCTGTTCTTCTGTCCCCAGGTAAGCCGCAATGACACGCGGATTTTCCTGTATTTCGCGCGGGGTTCCTTCCGCAATCTTGCTGCCTTGATCGAGGACGACGATGCGATCGGCAATCGTCATGATCATATCCATGTCATGCTCGACCAGCAGGATCGCCGTTCCGTTTTCGCGGATCTCCTGAAACATGCGGCTCATTTCCGCTGTCTCGGTATGATTCAAGCCAGCAGCAGGTTCATCGAGCAGCAGCAGCCTCGGCTCCGCGACCATCGCTCGGGCGATTTCCATCAGGCGAAGCTTACCGTAAGGCAGACTTCCCGCTTGCCACGCAGACAGCGATCCGAGTCCGACCTTTTCCAGCCATGCCCCTGCCCGCGCCTGCATGATTTGCTCTTCCCGACGCGCGCTCCCAAGACTCATCCCGCAAGAAAACAGGCTCGCTTTTGTCTTGGTATGCATGCCCACCATGACGTTTTCCAGGACGGTCATATCGTCAAAGGTTTGGAGGTTTTGAAAGGTTCGGGTGATCCCGCGTTTCGCGTATTCATAGCCAGGCACACGGCTCATCGGCTGATCGTCAAAGCGAATTTCCCCTTCCGATGGCGGGATGACTCCAGATACCATGTTGAGCACCGTGCTTTTTCCTGCACCGTTGGGGCCGATCAAGGCGAGGATTTCTCCCTGCCGCACCTGAAAATCGACGCGATTCACTGCGCGTACGCCGCCGAAATCGCGAGAAAGGTCTTGTACCTCTAGCAGAGTCGTCATGTCGCCGCCTTCCCCTCCATTCGCTGCTCCGTTTTCGCCGGTGCTTTTTTCGCTTGCGCCTTTTCATACATCGAACGGATGCGCGGTACCAGTCCCTCTGGCATGAACATCACGATCAGCACCAAAATGGCACCGAACACGATGGTATCTACATCTCCCTGCAGTCCCGGCACCACTTCGCTCAGAAGGACAAGTCCCTCACTGATAAACCCGATGAGCAAAGCACCGATCAGTGCTCCCCAGATGCTCGTCATCCCGCCGATGACGACCATGGTCAAAAACTTGATCGACTCGTGCATGCCGAACGGCTGCGGATCGAGAATGCCCATGTAGTGTGCGTACAGACCGCCAGAGATTCCAGCGAACATGCCGCTGACGACAAACGCGTTTAGTTTGAATTTTCTAACATCCACTCCCATCGACGTCGCGGCAATCTCGCTCTTGTGAATCGCGCGGAAGGCCCGTCCGATCCGGGAGTGCATCAGGTTGAGCGAGAAGAGCAGCACACAGGTGACGATTCCCCAGATCAGGTAGTACATCGACAGCTCGCTGTCTCCGAAAAACGCGATCTTGGGAATGCTGATCATTCCGCTCGCACCGCCTGTGACCGGCTCCCACTCTGATATCCCGATCTGTACGATGTACCCAAACGCGAGGGTCGCCATCGCCAGATAGTAGCCCTGCAAGCCTGCGATCGCTCTCCCCAGGATAAAGGCGAACAATGCCGGAACAATGGCGGAGGCGATGAGCCCGAGCAGCGGTGTCAAACCGAACTTGGTGGTCAATACAGCGGATGTGTAAGCACCTATTCCCCAGAACGCTGCTTGTCCCAGAGAAATTTGCCCTGCGAGCCCCATCACCAGACACAATCCGATGGAGACGATCGCATGGAGGCCGATGACAATCCCAACGGAGCGGTAGTATTCGTCCGGCATCACAAACGGAAAGAGAATCATAAGTGCCAAATAGATGCCGAGGCCCTTCCCCCATTTACCAAACAGTTGCTTCATCATAGCCCTCCTTTCCCTACGCTGCGTTCTCCAAAAATGCCGGATGGCTTAACCAACAGCATGGCGATCAACACCAGAAACGCAATGGCATCTTTCATCCCGGAGCTGATGTAACCTGCCCCAAGCGACTCGACAATCCCGAGAATAAACGCGGCGACTGCTGCACCCAGCGGATTTCCCAGACCGCCCAGGATTGCTGCCGAAAACCCTTTGATGCCGAGCAACACTCCGATATCGTACGAGGTTACACTGAGCGGTGCGATCACAATGCCGGCGATCGCTCCAGTCGCACCACTGATCCCAA of Brevibacillus choshinensis contains these proteins:
- a CDS encoding branched-chain amino acid ABC transporter permease, encoding MKQLFGKWGKGLGIYLALMILFPFVMPDEYYRSVGIVIGLHAIVSIGLCLVMGLAGQISLGQAAFWGIGAYTSAVLTTKFGLTPLLGLIASAIVPALFAFILGRAIAGLQGYYLAMATLAFGYIVQIGISEWEPVTGGASGMISIPKIAFFGDSELSMYYLIWGIVTCVLLFSLNLMHSRIGRAFRAIHKSEIAATSMGVDVRKFKLNAFVVSGMFAGISGGLYAHYMGILDPQPFGMHESIKFLTMVVIGGMTSIWGALIGALLIGFISEGLVLLSEVVPGLQGDVDTIVFGAILVLIVMFMPEGLVPRIRSMYEKAQAKKAPAKTEQRMEGKAAT
- a CDS encoding methyl-accepting chemotaxis protein; its protein translation is MSLLNSLLMVAPILQKAFLFDCMVGVTDREKFLAYHPASDLNLGIKVGDPLRAGSINATAIAENRRVVRKIGKEVYGIPYIAVGYPIVEHGQVVGCLATGVTTDQEDRLRALAENVTDALENIASHTESLAKEANELALASHTLSETAVQMELKITETSQINQLIRDISTRSNVLGLNAVLEAARAGTAGRGFSVVAEEIRRLSQSTSASAKGIFRILDEMNGLVGTVSGELEKTMNHSLQQSTRLQELDVVMQQLRQMAEQLKEAAGSTGRME
- a CDS encoding ABC transporter substrate-binding protein encodes the protein MNKRQKTKWLYPIALASMVLLSACGGGAKPAAEAGGGQPAASGQAAEAGSKEPIKIGAVFSMTGPNSPLGVPEKQAVEMLVKEINGAGGVDGRSVEVVFEDDKSDNTEAVKAIKKLVSKEKVVAVLGSSGSGPSLGMAEFSQAEKIPLISMAAADQITNPVRAGIFKTPHTDVHGTKRIYKYLKEKGITKIAMLNDSNPYGSGWTQQLKKYAPEYGITIVAEEKYGTKDPSMSSQLTKIKGTDAQALIVAGTNPGPATIVKEAKQLNFSIPIISSHGSANSKFLELVGDAGNGVLMVAGKLLVPDQIDANDPQAAVVKKFVDGYKAAYNVEPDGFAGYGYDGLNLMVEGLKQAGGDASKLGEVLEKVKHVGVTGEFVFSAEDHNGLTEDSMIMVEVKDGKFQILK
- a CDS encoding ABC transporter ATP-binding protein, with amino-acid sequence MGKAILRVESMRARYGPVEVLHGIDLKVNEGEIVSLLGSNGAGKTTLLNCICGLHGAKDGKVWLKDQEITRVPAELVVTRGMAHVPERRQIFSTLTVEDNLWLGASHRMPKTSKREIAKEMATVYERFPILAERKWQLGGTLSGGQQQMLAIGRALLSRPQLLLLDEPSLGLAPLIAKEILAIVQEIRSQWGTTVLLVEQNARAALAISDRAYVLSTGTVMLEGTAEMIKSDPRVQSAYLGHSHEAV
- a CDS encoding ABC transporter ATP-binding protein, which gives rise to MTTLLEVQDLSRDFGGVRAVNRVDFQVRQGEILALIGPNGAGKSTVLNMVSGVIPPSEGEIRFDDQPMSRVPGYEYAKRGITRTFQNLQTFDDMTVLENVMVGMHTKTKASLFSCGMSLGSARREEQIMQARAGAWLEKVGLGSLSAWQAGSLPYGKLRLMEIARAMVAEPRLLLLDEPAAGLNHTETAEMSRMFQEIRENGTAILLVEHDMDMIMTIADRIVVLDQGSKIAEGTPREIQENPRVIAAYLGTEEQEDSRG
- the paaA gene encoding 1,2-phenylacetyl-CoA epoxidase subunit PaaA; protein product: MQTSMERSDLTEDAKLEAFLARIDRGDKIEADDWMPDDYRNQLIKLISMHGISEIMGALPEKEWVPKAPTLRRKLAIMAKVQDEMGHGQLLLRVAEDLMAPLGKTREDIMQDLFTGRLKFHNVFHMEAPTWADAGVIGWLVDGAAIITQTMSLDSSYAPYARALHRICAEEKFHAQHGESIVLELAEGTPQQRQMLQEAITRWWPSLLMFFGPPENGNITSNQASNMRYKIRTQTNEELRQIFLKKYLPRIFHLGFTVPDDTIHFDEAQDMWVYQQPDWEEFKGIVKGKGPRSAHRLQLREMSYEETKWVRDAILSYGRQVG